Part of the Lucilia cuprina isolate Lc7/37 chromosome 5, ASM2204524v1, whole genome shotgun sequence genome is shown below.
AATTATTTGTTGACAACTTTATGTCTGAAACTCTTGGGTTTTTTTGCtagttgatttttaataaaacattaacgaCACTCACTCCGTATTATTGTTATGTATGAATGGTTTTTTTTATGAGGTGTCTTGGGTGTTGGAcgttaatcaattttttttgttattttctgaaTTTGTTGGCACGCTTTACCATATTTAAAAATGGGTCTTTTGGTTGGAATTGCTCGTCacgttatttttgaatatacttTTACTTATGTCGAacatattaatacatttttcatttttttttataaatacagtCAGGAAGACTTTActtcttaaattgttttatgcgtttttcaaaaatatttacatttctcTTATAAATGCAAGTTCATTTGATTTCAATTGTAATTGACTTTGTTGTTATATGAATTTGTTATTGAGCTGACAGCAGTTATATAGTATTTTAATTGGTTCAATAAAGTAAATtgattcatataattttttttatctgcatataactttaaaattctttacaGAGATACAACatttgtttgtaacacattttaTCTTATGACACAGCCATAAGAATTGATGCGGTGTAATAGACAACTaactttattaactttttactactgtattttttattatcttatcgttttactttttgcaataaaaagccAAAATCTAATTCCTGAAATTCATTAATTATCACTAATAAATATTAACCTAATACACATatcaaagttaaataaaaatacaatcaaTAGATTTTTTATCTGTGGTAATTGCTTGTCAAAGAGACATAATTTTATTTGCGATAATTTAAAATCAGACGCCTACACTTATACATAAATATCCTGCCTAATTTAAAGCTTAGATATGTCattgttataaaatacattaagaCAAAGTTAAACTTAACTCAATTTAGTACTTGAGTtgagataaataaaatattgctataaaatttaaatatgaataagtttatttcaaaaaatctaaaatattagtCATAAAATTCACTGCTATAAAGgtaaattggaaattttacaGTATTTAGTACTCATATGTCTGCCAGTggctaatatacatatgtacatatacgcacatacaatatacatacatacatacatacatatgtaggttaAATACTCTTATCAGTTTCTAGAGTGAGTGTTggctttaaaaatatgtactatTTGCTTTATATGAACAGACATTCATTCTACGTGTGTTTTGCATATCCGAAATATTTTGGCTTAAGCTGTAAGTTCAAAATGTGGATGtataaaaattacactttttttgtttttattttcaacgtTTCTATGAAATTTAAACAGAAGAATATGCAAactaaaaattggaaaaaattatatagtatCAAAAGCTATATACATAGTATTACATACTATCACTTGGTTGAATGATGTgataacatataaataaaaattaaaataatttatcataACGGTTTTTATGAGGtgcagaaataatttttaaaatacatgatacattattaatgtaaaaaaatacaaattatgcaGGCAAAggaatatgtatacaaatatgtaaatttagtGTGTAAAACCATTTAAGCCAACAtgttcatttaatttgttttttttttaaatgtcccGTATCTACCATGTTTTGGTATGCTTGTAGTTTTAAAGTTTCActttcaaaatcaatttttcatttaaccACTATCGACATAAGGACATCAAAAATGTTAATGATAACATTTGcaatgtaattatttaaatatattgtttgatactaaaaagtatgtaaaatgtaTGGTTTGTCTTTTATAATGAGAACCATGCTAATGttttgcgaaaaaaaattgATGAAAGTTTATTTGTTCGTTTTAGTGGTTTTTCGCATAAACGAATCTTtagtgaaataaaatatttttatgtattacaTGTGTCTACAAAGACTTAAATAACTATAGTTTAacacacatacatgcatatattttattatagaaacatGAAGATGGTTTTACGTTAAATTTGCGATAACTGACTCTTAAGTTTTAAAGCGACAAAGAAGAAGCatcagtaaaaatttatttttacttaataacaTACTGTCTAATGAATAGATTTTCTAAATAACaagattgtttttttaaatcctaagttaaagaaaaaactcaaaacttctttttttaaatttattaaactgaTATAAAACCAAATCTAATTGATTATAcgaatgcatacatatgtatgtatatttgtatgtaaatttctttgttttctttttacaaaaccacgaaaccataaaaaaacttttaaaattatttagcaaaagttttcaaactttacaaatttttacacATCCTTTATACGTGTCTAACATACAAAATTAGCCATAAATAAAAGTTGATCGAACTTTTATATTGACATTACGCACTAAGAttccaaataaaatatatacatactaatGTGGTAAAAAATACTATGTAACAGTCGGCACAGATGAACATTATACATCAATTCGTCATAgtattcaatttaataaattattatagaaaCATGTTAGTTCATGTACAGCTGTAGATCGAATCAGTTTcgatattttagattttatatacaatttgacAAAAACACTCAAGTATGTTATGACTTGATGAAGGGTGCTATTTaaattagtataaataaaagaaaatatacatagTGGTTATTAcaaatgaaacttttaaatttattagattATCTTAATGCATACAAGCTAACAATGTTTAAAGGATGTGTATATCAATATATATTAACAGTTATAAACATTGTagaaatcttataaaaattgtttcttaaaaGCTCCCTTACCAAAAGGATTGTTGTCATTGGTTTCTACATAATACAAACCCTTTTGCTGTTGATCCAATTCAcccattattttattttgccaaCGACAAGAATCCAAACTCATAAAATCTACATTTTCACATTTAAGTAGTAAAAATTCCTGATTTTTAACTGGTGACCACATTTCGGGTATAAATTTATAAGCACGATTATGAGAACATGAATTATCGATAGAATTGCAACCAGGTTGAATTTTACCACCATTGGGATAGTAATCCACATGACCACATGGTGTTTCATAACCGTATTCACCTGCGTTCGTATGTACGACTTCCACATAATCAGCATCATCTGCAGTTAATTTTTCGTTAGCAGGAGTAGTCTCAGTAAAAATGATGCCAGCAGGATCTAGTGCTGTTATGCGATTAATTTTTTCGGCAcagtgtttataaatattttgtcccGCAAGTCCTGCAATTTGACCACCCAGACTAAAACCCACTATATGTATGTTTTGAATGTTCatgttaaaattttcctttagcaATATAACTAAATCTGTAATAGATTTGGCAACTAAATCCGCAGAAgagaaatcaattttaaaatcattgctCTCCATTAGGGAACTATAATCCACTATAATAATGTTGGCATCTTCAACTTTTAGTTTTGCAtctttaattattaaacattcCTCTGAACTCTTGTTTCCCAGCACACCGTGAATAGCTAGACTTTTAgagaaaacatacatacacatttatttatttataataattagactatagagaagtaaaaatgttatattaactTTTAATTCGTAATGTTTACACTATGtgataattttctgaaatttaaaatatatgtttaactTACGTAGATTGTTTGTTGGGATTAAGAACACTACGCACTATGGACTCTACATCAGCTTGCAATATTTGTGGCGTAACATTATTGTGTcttgtatatacataaaattttatgggGTCATCAACACTTTCCACATCATCTAAAATTTGGCCTTTTATATTTAGTGCACAAATGAAGGCTAAATAATATATTACAACTGTTGTCTCCCACGATATCCACATGTTTCAAAAGTCACTAAAATACTGACATATTTTCCATTGCATTTATTAggtaaaatttatgaattatttgCTAGTGTTGTTGCATTACAAAAAGTATATATTGAGATAAGATTAAAAGCAAGTTGAGGGACAATTCAATAATACTGTTGTCTTcaatttatttacaacattattaattttttaaataaaagtctataaatcattaaaatctaataaagcCTCTTACatacattgaaaaaaatatttaattttttttgtcccCTTTAAATTGTAATTGTCTAAATAGACACGAAATTTGCAGTTTTTAATgtatgcaaaaaatttaaatttttttgttagaaaatttcagagaaaaaaaaatagattagcCGAACTATTAAAATGTTGAATGAATTCATGCTTAATAttaagttaagaaaaaatttgattaatttttatatttacaattttaaaggtTGAATTTAATTACATAGAACAATGCTAAATATTCCACAATCAAATTAAGTTTCAGAACAAATTTATCTCACGTGTTAAGtaactataaattaaattaaaatatatgtttttattttctcgtaaaaaaattgtttggtaTATAAATTCTGTCATAAGATTTGGAACACCTGGAaagatttatgtttgttttcttaaatcttaaaaaatctctGACTAAAAGGAGATATTATGtacaaacacatatatttttgttgttgaaataattaaatactaaaagtaTTTATAAGATCAATGAGCTCTTCACTCCTTTCGTTTCtattaaaatgatataaaaagctttaatttatataaaaccataaaatcacagaaatcatattaaattccaaaattttaagGTGAGTGTATTAGATTCATCACtgcttagttttattttatttaaaattaaatacagaaaaccggttttatgtaaaataataataaaaacatagattattattctttttaaatatttttatttttacactaGTTTGCTTGGATATGagtttcattcattcatacattcaatattttcagtttatttttaataaatccttATGTTTTGCTATTATTGTGTTGTTTCTATATAACGTGTGAGAAGTtagaaattttacttgtattttatttttgtttaaataacgaaattaaagtaaaatttgtgaATAAACTACTAGCTCGTTATCTAGAAACAGGACATAAAACACATACAAGATAATGATGGAATAGTCTATCGGAATTAAAAGGGGAAAACAGATACTggcgaaaaaaagaaaacaaattcttaaagaagttttcttaagatttttataacattaaatacatttaaatttttaccacagggtatttaataaagatacatatacatacatatatgtgtttatatttatttacttacgaAAAGGAAATTGTGCTTATAAATATGATACTACTTAATAACTTATTCTATACTAATTTCCTGCTAGTATTGCTTGCTTGCCATTAAGCTAAATTTTCATATCATGAAATTTTAGTTCCTGTTTGGTTAgccatttgtatttaaatattattcctTTATCATGCATTAAAGTGTTTAAGGTTGGTGGGATTTTCATGCAAATGTTCCAAAAATAAATCTAGTTTTGGGATAAGCTAAATGGTTCatgattttcattaatttttgcagggtaataaaacaaaaaaggttgaactatataaaatcttaacgtgtgtcaattaataaaatacaatacaataccatatgtgtgtatttataaatgttggagtttgtaaaaaaaaaagtacttaaaacgAATAAACTCTTTGTTTGAAA
Proteins encoded:
- the LOC111690990 gene encoding lipoprotein lipase, with amino-acid sequence MWISWETTVVIYYLAFICALNIKGQILDDVESVDDPIKFYVYTRHNNVTPQILQADVESIVRSVLNPNKQSTLAIHGVLGNKSSEECLIIKDAKLKVEDANIIIVDYSSLMESNDFKIDFSSADLVAKSITDLVILLKENFNMNIQNIHIVGFSLGGQIAGLAGQNIYKHCAEKINRITALDPAGIIFTETTPANEKLTADDADYVEVVHTNAGEYGYETPCGHVDYYPNGGKIQPGCNSIDNSCSHNRAYKFIPEMWSPVKNQEFLLLKCENVDFMSLDSCRWQNKIMGELDQQQKGLYYVETNDNNPFGKGAFKKQFL